Within Candidatus Desulfatibia profunda, the genomic segment CAGATTCCTTTGTTCCTGGGTGGGCTTTCGGTAACCTCCCGGCTTTCTTTGCATCAGAATAAATTCCATGTCGTTTTTTATAATAGCATTGGGCTCATAGGGTTTACCTAAAAATTTTGAACCGTTTGCCACCTCAAAAGTGGCATTGGAAATTTTATGCCAGACAATCGGGTTTAAATTGTCAAAGCCGATTTTTCGACATAAAACGCAGATGTCGGCATGCAGCGGAAAAACAAGATGCCGACCAAATTTGCGGCGTGATACGCATACATCTCCTACCACGCAAACCAATCTTCCGCCCGGCACCAGTATACGAAAAATTTCACGCCACACCTTTTCAAGCTCGGTCAGAAAGGCTTCATAATTGTCAATATGGCCTAATTGGTCCGGATTTTCATTATAACATTTCAGATTCCAGTAGGGAGGTGAAGTTACAGCCAGATGGATAGATTCATTTTCCAGGAAGGACAAATCCCTTGCATCGCCATTAATCAATCTTTGGTAGGTTTCAATCATTTTTCCCTAAGCAAAGGCGCCAACATGAGCAAAAAGTGTTTTTGCAAATATGGAAAAAGAAAGGTACACAGCAAAAAAGCCCTCCATTCTGGAGGGCTTTTTTCAAGTGCATTTAAGGGAACAACCGGATCATTTTTCCAGGATCATTTGGATGTAATGGCAGGGGCACTCCTTGGCACACAGGCCGCAGCCCTTGCAAAAATCCAAATCAAATTCATATCTTCCGGCAGTCTGGGATTTTTTGACGGCGTTGTCCGGGCAGTACATGTAGCAATTGCCGCAATCAAAACAGAGCCCGCAACTTAAACAGCGCTCGGATTCCATGAGGATTTCGTCGCGGTCAAAGGGCGGATAAATTTCCTTAAAGCCTTTCAAGCGCATATGGATCGGTTCGGCTTCCTTTTCGAATCGC encodes:
- a CDS encoding site-specific DNA-methyltransferase, which gives rise to MIETYQRLINGDARDLSFLENESIHLAVTSPPYWNLKCYNENPDQLGHIDNYEAFLTELEKVWREIFRILVPGGRLVCVVGDVCVSRRKFGRHLVFPLHADICVLCRKIGFDNLNPIVWHKISNATFEVANGSKFLGKPYEPNAIIKNDMEFILMQRKPGGYRKPTQEQRNLSKIDKKDFDSWFRQIWNIPGASTKNHPAPFPLELASRLVRMFSFTGDTVLDPFCGSGTTMVAALKYGRNSIGIEIDPEYCHMAARYLKRESSNLFMRTKLIFEKMITNQAGHLQVCEDQALYQVRSAGKTLA
- a CDS encoding 4Fe-4S binding protein: PGAKGPSPKNFFVSGGVGVWAGGAGGGVWKPGGGAGGGGLGPSPPLEHNCGGHLENRLSQPPVLYSKDLNTYYYAKSKRFEKEAEPIHMRLKGFKEIYPPFDRDEILMESERCLSCGLCFDCGNCYMYCPDNAVKKSQTAGRYEFDLDFCKGCGLCAKECPCHYIQMILEK